A single region of the Acetivibrio cellulolyticus CD2 genome encodes:
- a CDS encoding ABC transporter ATP-binding protein — MEPCIQLKQVSKEFKILNRRQGLKGSIRDLFSRDYNIIKAVNSVSMDIMQGEIVGYLGPNGAGKSTTIKMMTGVLEPTSGEIMVNGRIPYRNRTQNAQEIGVVFGQRSQLWWALPVIESFGILKDIYQIEDKAYKDLLDYYDSLVDVKSLYKKPVRQLSLGQRTLCDILAAFLHNPSVVFLDEPTIGLDVSMKSKIRDLIKSLNQEKKTTVILTTHDMGDVDALCKRIVIIDKGSVLYDNNIENLRKFFGAYRTLKVMFGNEAPGRNQEIMKDAAVKLQEQLCERFPDAKTISVSVDEEWINVLINEDEVPMMKVLNYIQEIWKIHNVKLEEISTESIIKKIYEGGVR; from the coding sequence ATGGAACCATGTATTCAACTCAAGCAGGTAAGTAAGGAATTTAAAATTTTGAACCGGAGGCAAGGGTTAAAAGGAAGTATCAGAGACCTTTTCTCAAGGGATTATAATATTATTAAAGCAGTAAATAGCGTTTCGATGGATATTATGCAAGGAGAAATCGTAGGTTATTTAGGTCCTAATGGAGCAGGAAAATCCACGACAATTAAAATGATGACGGGTGTACTTGAACCGACATCGGGTGAAATAATGGTAAACGGAAGAATTCCATATAGAAACAGAACCCAAAATGCCCAGGAGATAGGTGTTGTTTTTGGACAGAGATCGCAGTTATGGTGGGCGTTGCCGGTAATAGAGTCATTTGGAATATTAAAAGATATTTATCAGATAGAGGATAAAGCTTACAAAGACTTACTGGACTATTATGATTCTCTGGTGGATGTAAAATCTCTTTATAAAAAGCCGGTGAGGCAGCTGTCTTTAGGTCAGAGAACATTGTGTGATATTTTGGCAGCTTTTTTGCATAATCCAAGTGTAGTGTTTTTGGATGAACCGACTATTGGTTTGGATGTATCAATGAAAAGTAAGATTCGTGATTTGATTAAATCTTTAAATCAGGAAAAAAAGACGACAGTCATTTTAACTACACATGATATGGGCGATGTTGATGCTCTATGCAAAAGAATTGTAATTATTGATAAAGGGTCAGTTCTTTATGATAATAACATTGAAAACTTAAGAAAGTTTTTTGGGGCCTATAGGACCTTGAAAGTTATGTTTGGAAATGAGGCACCCGGTCGCAATCAAGAAATAATGAAAGATGCAGCAGTAAAATTACAGGAGCAACTTTGTGAACGCTTTCCCGATGCTAAAACTATTTCGGTTTCGGTGGATGAAGAGTGGATTAATGTATTGATTAATGAAGATGAAGTTCCTATGATGAAAGTGTTAAACTATATTCAGGAAATATGGAAGATTCACAATGTAAAGTTAGAGGAGATATCTACCGAAAGTATAATCAAAAAAATATACGAAGGAGGGGTAAGATGA
- a CDS encoding ABC transporter permease, giving the protein MSKSAYPSLRKYKTLTRAGIMEALNFRASYIVAIVGNLVYLVVIYYLWKAIYASSNTEIVNGMTFQDTMIYLVLAAALSGFLEVYLIWGLGRDIQTGKIVLNIIKPMDFQIYTFFYYSGNYVMAFFTTFLPTFVLVYFLTGGAIPIGVNLLFFLVSLVFGLLINFCIDYFVATICLYTQSTWGINIMKEVIVLFVSGATVPLAFFPEPLKTIVGYLPFQAIYNTPLQFLINESLSMNDCIKMLLLQVFWVIVTISLSRLFWKKSLKIITVNGG; this is encoded by the coding sequence ATGAGCAAATCGGCATACCCTTCCTTAAGAAAATATAAGACTTTAACCCGTGCGGGTATTATGGAAGCATTGAACTTCAGAGCCAGTTATATAGTTGCTATAGTAGGAAACTTGGTGTATTTGGTTGTTATATACTACTTATGGAAAGCAATTTATGCTTCAAGTAATACTGAGATTGTAAATGGAATGACTTTTCAGGATACTATGATATATCTTGTTTTGGCAGCTGCGTTAAGCGGTTTCTTAGAGGTATATCTGATCTGGGGATTAGGGCGTGATATTCAGACTGGTAAAATTGTACTGAATATTATTAAGCCTATGGACTTTCAGATTTATACTTTTTTTTACTATTCAGGTAATTATGTTATGGCATTTTTTACTACATTCTTACCGACTTTTGTTCTGGTATATTTCTTGACTGGTGGAGCTATTCCAATTGGAGTTAATTTATTGTTCTTTTTGGTTAGTTTGGTTTTCGGGTTACTCATTAATTTTTGTATTGATTATTTTGTGGCAACTATTTGTTTATATACTCAATCTACATGGGGAATCAATATAATGAAGGAAGTTATTGTACTTTTTGTTTCAGGAGCAACAGTTCCGCTTGCTTTTTTTCCGGAACCACTAAAAACTATTGTAGGATATCTTCCGTTCCAGGCAATATACAATACACCTCTGCAGTTTTTAATCAATGAGTCCTTATCAATGAATGATTGTATAAAAATGCTGTTATTGCAAGTCTTTTGGGTGATTGTGACGATATCATTAAGTCGCTTGTTTTGGAAAAAATCACTTAAAATAATAACAGTAAATGGGGGTTAA
- a CDS encoding ABC transporter permease, whose protein sequence is MKRRGIAYYFHIYRKILVQDIKSKMSYRADFIISMIGMLFVNISGFLAFWVTFQNFPSINGWTYYDMLFMYGFSLLALTPVQLFFDNNWSLRHYVYSGDFIKYCFRPINLFFYYISEIFDIKGLAQLLFGGITLGYAWNKIGLDFSVLIFIKLIIALITASLFMIALNNISAATCFWILGSAYIMILVNKVKDYARYPITIYNSVFRFIFTFIIPIAFIAYYPSLAFLRQNDIPMLTYLSPVIGVIFFYISYKIWMKGATSYSGTGS, encoded by the coding sequence ATGAAAAGAAGAGGGATAGCTTATTATTTTCATATATACAGAAAAATTCTGGTGCAGGATATTAAAAGTAAAATGAGTTACCGTGCTGACTTTATAATTTCCATGATTGGAATGCTTTTTGTAAATATATCCGGGTTCCTTGCGTTCTGGGTTACATTTCAGAATTTCCCATCAATAAATGGGTGGACTTATTATGACATGCTTTTTATGTATGGTTTTTCTTTATTGGCGTTGACTCCTGTCCAGCTTTTCTTTGATAATAACTGGAGTTTGAGGCACTATGTCTATTCGGGTGATTTCATTAAGTATTGTTTTCGGCCAATTAATTTGTTTTTCTATTATATTTCCGAAATATTTGATATTAAGGGTTTGGCGCAACTTTTATTTGGAGGTATTACGTTAGGTTATGCATGGAATAAAATTGGATTGGACTTTTCGGTTCTGATATTTATAAAATTGATTATTGCGTTAATAACTGCATCACTTTTTATGATTGCACTGAATAATATATCGGCAGCAACTTGCTTTTGGATTTTGGGATCTGCGTATATTATGATACTTGTAAACAAAGTTAAGGATTATGCGAGATATCCGATCACTATATACAACTCGGTTTTTCGTTTTATATTTACTTTTATAATTCCAATTGCGTTTATTGCTTATTATCCAAGTCTTGCTTTCCTAAGGCAAAATGACATACCAATGCTTACATACCTGTCTCCGGTAATTGGGGTGATTTTTTTCTATATAAGTTATAAGATTTGGATGAAAGGTGCAACATCATATAGCGGTACTGGGTCATAA
- a CDS encoding DEAD/DEAH box helicase, whose translation MIQSSFENYKLSSELLKAIDMLNYKSPTKVQEMVIPAVLEHKDVIVKSQTGSGKTAAFAIPICDLVDWDENKPQVLVITPTRELAIQVKEDIFNLGRFKRLKVSAIYGRSSFYNQEKELKQKTHVVVGTPGRIIDHLERGTFDTSKIKYLIIDEADEMLSMGFVEQIEDIIGKLPDERTTILLSATLPKDIAVLCDKYMKNPVYAEIEEENKAIDRIVQERYEVDENDKLNLLRDITTLENPDSCIIFCSTKIKTDELFDELAKLNYTCEKIHGGMEQSDRLRVMNDFKQGYFRYLVATDVAARGIDIDDISLVINYDIPQDKESYVHRIGRTGRVDRNGKAITFVTPDESKYLDDIHKYIGKEIELKERPDKEAVKDKEQEFIEKMNGAPEIKQRKGEQLSRDIIKLHINAGKKTKMRPVDVVGTLCSIEGMSAVDIGIINIADVSTFVEILNNKGEMVLKELQKKPIKGKLRKVKKVEI comes from the coding sequence ATGATACAATCAAGTTTTGAAAATTATAAATTAAGCAGTGAGTTATTGAAAGCAATTGATATGTTAAATTACAAAAGTCCTACAAAAGTGCAGGAGATGGTTATACCTGCAGTATTAGAGCATAAGGATGTAATTGTAAAGTCTCAAACCGGGAGCGGAAAGACTGCTGCATTTGCCATTCCTATATGTGACTTGGTGGATTGGGATGAAAATAAACCTCAAGTATTGGTGATTACACCGACAAGAGAGCTTGCTATCCAGGTAAAAGAAGACATCTTTAATTTGGGAAGGTTCAAAAGGCTTAAAGTTTCAGCAATATACGGGAGATCTTCTTTCTATAATCAGGAGAAGGAACTTAAACAAAAAACGCATGTAGTGGTCGGTACACCGGGGCGAATTATAGATCATTTGGAAAGAGGCACCTTTGACACTTCAAAAATTAAGTATCTTATAATAGATGAAGCTGATGAAATGCTAAGTATGGGGTTTGTAGAACAGATTGAAGACATAATCGGTAAGCTGCCGGATGAGCGCACGACTATTTTGCTGTCTGCTACATTACCTAAAGACATAGCTGTTTTATGTGATAAATACATGAAGAATCCTGTATATGCTGAAATTGAAGAGGAAAATAAGGCAATAGATAGGATAGTACAGGAGAGATATGAAGTAGATGAAAATGATAAGTTGAATCTTTTGAGAGATATAACAACGTTGGAAAACCCGGATAGCTGTATAATATTTTGCAGTACAAAGATAAAGACAGATGAGCTCTTTGACGAGCTGGCAAAACTAAATTATACTTGTGAGAAGATTCACGGTGGGATGGAGCAAAGTGACAGATTGAGAGTTATGAATGATTTCAAACAGGGCTATTTCAGATATCTGGTTGCAACGGATGTTGCGGCAAGGGGAATAGATATTGACGATATTTCGCTTGTAATAAATTATGATATACCTCAAGACAAAGAAAGCTATGTTCACAGGATAGGAAGAACCGGACGTGTTGACAGAAATGGTAAGGCAATTACTTTTGTAACACCGGATGAAAGTAAGTATTTAGATGATATTCATAAATATATAGGCAAAGAGATTGAATTGAAAGAAAGGCCGGATAAAGAAGCTGTAAAGGATAAAGAACAGGAATTTATAGAAAAAATGAATGGTGCACCTGAAATTAAACAAAGAAAAGGTGAACAGCTAAGCCGCGACATTATCAAATTACATATAAACGCAGGTAAGAAAACAAAAATGAGACCAGTAGACGTTGTAGGTACGCTTTGCAGTATTGAAGGAATGTCAGCAGTAGATATAGGGATTATCAATATAGCAGATGTATCTACATTTGTAGAAATACTGAATAACAAAGGTGAAATGGTACTGAAGGAGTTGCAAAAGAAGCCTATAAAAGGCAAATTGCGCAAGGTGAAAAAAGTTGAGATTTGA
- a CDS encoding TIR domain-containing protein: MDYEGEYRGCYIHGCKERTDFDGIAYTISVLEKNNLNEYLFTETIRMTGTAIVIQFKRRDANSLAFENIKRVLISKVKARIDSGFFEHGERYVEDIRSKNVNEQCIELEDSKIKYYILKTLSNIRRSDSTTFKMYTFQILGFVNLFKCTNESLFFNLSLLHEEGFIDSDSEEITEKSKSYITSKGVSLFHEMEEKNKVKKDTKKEEGSQYMPDKTAVFVIHGRNDKIRKSMFDFLRSIGLKPIEWNQAITLTGKPSPYIGEILDAAFEHAQAIVSLFTPDDEAKLLPQYSYSDDKEYETNLTPQARPNVLFETGMAFGKDQNRTIIIEIGSLRPFSDIAGRHVVRLNDTPEKRKELATRLKLAGCEIDIDGTDWLSTGDFNIK, from the coding sequence ATGGACTATGAGGGGGAATATAGAGGTTGCTATATTCACGGATGCAAAGAACGTACAGATTTTGATGGAATTGCATATACAATTAGTGTATTAGAAAAGAATAATTTAAATGAATATTTATTTACTGAAACAATTAGAATGACTGGAACAGCAATTGTTATTCAGTTTAAAAGACGTGATGCAAACAGTTTAGCATTTGAAAATATTAAAAGAGTACTGATTAGTAAAGTAAAGGCTAGGATTGATTCTGGTTTTTTTGAGCATGGTGAAAGATATGTAGAAGATATTAGATCAAAGAATGTTAATGAACAATGCATTGAATTAGAAGATAGCAAAATAAAATATTATATATTAAAAACTTTAAGTAATATACGAAGGTCAGACTCTACTACATTTAAGATGTATACATTTCAAATATTAGGGTTTGTTAACCTTTTCAAATGTACAAATGAGTCGCTTTTTTTTAACTTATCACTTCTTCATGAAGAAGGCTTTATTGATAGTGACTCGGAGGAAATTACTGAAAAGAGTAAGTCTTATATTACTAGTAAAGGTGTAAGTCTTTTTCATGAAATGGAAGAGAAAAACAAAGTAAAAAAAGATACTAAAAAGGAAGAAGGTAGTCAATATATGCCAGATAAAACTGCTGTATTCGTTATACATGGTAGAAATGATAAAATACGTAAATCTATGTTTGATTTTTTACGTAGCATAGGTTTAAAACCAATTGAGTGGAATCAAGCAATTACTTTGACAGGTAAGCCAAGTCCATACATTGGTGAGATATTAGACGCTGCTTTTGAACATGCACAAGCAATAGTATCTCTTTTTACACCTGATGATGAGGCAAAGCTTTTACCTCAATACAGTTACTCCGATGACAAGGAATATGAGACTAACTTGACGCCACAAGCTAGGCCAAATGTTTTATTTGAGACTGGAATGGCTTTTGGAAAAGATCAGAACAGAACAATAATTATTGAAATAGGTAGTTTGCGTCCTTTTAGTGATATAGCAGGGAGACATGTAGTAAGATTAAATGATACTCCTGAGAAACGAAAGGAATTAGCAACACGCCTTAAGTTAGCTGGGTGCGAAATTGATATTGATGGTACTGATTGGCTATCTACTGGAGATTTTAACATCAAATAG
- the tnpC gene encoding IS66 family transposase: VQLVKRSRQLSSTNSEAESGDVAKQLLQGFHGYLTTDAYSAYEKAENIKRNLCWAHCRRYFIESIPLDNKGKEISGSKGAEGREFINLLFKLEDEIKELSYDEKKEKRQEASRAILDAFWSWVEETSAISTTNENLTKALNYAKNQKKYLETFLEDGRLPISNNLCEANIKPYAVARRAWLFADTPKGATANAILYTLVESAKANILDVYEYLKYILEAMPNTDFKNHPELLDKYLPWSKDLPEECRLNHKHKKCFKK; the protein is encoded by the coding sequence GTGCAGCTTGTGAAGAGATCAAGGCAGCTTTCTTCCACTAATTCAGAAGCCGAAAGCGGTGATGTTGCAAAGCAACTATTACAAGGGTTTCATGGATATCTAACCACGGATGCGTATAGTGCTTATGAGAAAGCGGAGAACATTAAAAGAAATCTTTGTTGGGCTCATTGTCGACGCTATTTCATAGAAAGTATTCCGCTGGACAATAAAGGAAAAGAGATCTCGGGTTCCAAAGGAGCTGAAGGAAGGGAATTCATCAATCTTCTCTTCAAACTGGAAGATGAGATAAAGGAACTGTCATATGACGAAAAGAAAGAGAAGCGTCAGGAGGCGTCACGTGCCATTCTTGATGCCTTTTGGTCATGGGTTGAAGAGACCTCTGCAATTTCTACTACAAATGAGAACCTGACAAAAGCTCTAAATTATGCTAAGAATCAAAAAAAGTATCTTGAAACATTTCTAGAAGACGGAAGGCTTCCCATCTCCAACAATCTTTGCGAGGCAAATATCAAACCATATGCCGTAGCAAGAAGAGCCTGGCTTTTTGCTGACACTCCAAAGGGAGCAACTGCTAATGCGATCCTTTATACATTGGTGGAATCTGCTAAAGCAAATATTTTGGATGTGTATGAGTATCTAAAATATATCCTTGAAGCAATGCCTAATACAGATTTTAAAAACCACCCAGAACTTCTGGACAAGTACCTGCCTTGGTCAAAGGATTTACCGGAAGAATGCAGGCTGAATCATAAACATAAAAAGTGCTTCAAAAAATGA
- the tnpB gene encoding IS66 family insertion sequence element accessory protein TnpB (TnpB, as the term is used for proteins encoded by IS66 family insertion elements, is considered an accessory protein, since TnpC, encoded by a neighboring gene, is a DDE family transposase.) gives MLGGFTQGAEHIYIACNSTDFRKQIDGLVAIVNLQFKLDPFSDSCAFIFCNKRKTAIKVLRYDKNGFILASKKLLEGMKFQWPKSPSEVKEITLQQMEWLFQGLNIEQKKAHYSVEM, from the coding sequence ATGTTAGGCGGATTTACCCAGGGAGCTGAACATATCTACATAGCCTGTAATTCCACAGATTTTCGGAAGCAGATTGATGGATTGGTGGCGATTGTGAATCTACAGTTTAAACTCGATCCATTTTCAGACAGCTGCGCTTTCATCTTCTGCAATAAAAGAAAAACAGCTATTAAAGTTTTGAGATATGATAAAAATGGGTTTATCCTTGCCAGCAAGAAGCTTTTGGAAGGAATGAAGTTTCAATGGCCCAAGAGCCCGTCGGAAGTAAAAGAGATTACATTACAGCAGATGGAATGGCTCTTTCAGGGACTTAATATAGAACAGAAAAAGGCACATTATTCTGTTGAAATGAG
- the tnpA gene encoding IS66 family insertion sequence element accessory protein TnpA: MAQRKSETIWKQTILDCKASGLSARQWCEKNNIKLSTYKYWLTRLNKQKNSATDICWAEMKIPEEVIRHPGSASITIRYDNFVLDIHEKTDLQLLATVLKALRSIC, encoded by the coding sequence ATGGCACAAAGAAAATCCGAGACAATATGGAAGCAGACAATTTTAGATTGTAAAGCCAGTGGCTTATCTGCTAGGCAATGGTGTGAAAAAAATAATATAAAATTGTCAACCTACAAATATTGGCTTACAAGACTCAATAAGCAAAAGAACTCAGCAACAGATATATGCTGGGCAGAAATGAAAATTCCAGAAGAAGTGATAAGGCATCCGGGTTCTGCTTCCATCACAATACGGTATGACAATTTTGTATTGGATATACACGAAAAGACTGATCTTCAGTTGCTAGCAACAGTGTTAAAAGCACTGCGTTCAATATGTTAG
- a CDS encoding IS4 family transposase yields MNAVITDNSNAEYAISSKINTFFAEFSISKLLKKSNFYKEGGIQCVVVLEEIFGLVFSGKNLFRTLKMNPCDLSFKKNTAYRFLNSSTYNWSRLLLLLTTHIIEVINRLTSEDRATVLIVDDSLYDRSRSKKVELLSRVFDHTSRKFIKGFKMLTIGWSDGTTFLPVAFSLLSSRQEKKILCPADTKVDKRSAGYKKRIEATTKSTETLLNLLNSVKGLPAKYLLFDSWFAFPKLIAEVVKRNLDVICMLKRSSKIHYLYQGEWMNLNCYSSRLLC; encoded by the coding sequence ATGAATGCTGTTATAACAGATAATTCAAACGCTGAATATGCTATTTCTTCCAAAATCAATACTTTTTTTGCTGAGTTTTCAATCAGCAAGCTTTTGAAGAAGTCCAACTTCTATAAAGAAGGCGGTATACAGTGTGTTGTAGTACTTGAGGAAATATTTGGATTAGTTTTCTCCGGAAAGAACTTGTTCCGTACCTTGAAAATGAATCCCTGCGATCTTTCCTTTAAGAAAAATACTGCATATCGATTCCTTAACTCCAGTACCTATAATTGGAGTAGACTACTATTGCTGCTGACTACACACATAATCGAAGTTATTAATCGGTTAACCTCTGAAGATAGAGCAACAGTACTCATTGTGGATGATTCTTTGTATGACCGAAGTCGTAGCAAAAAAGTTGAACTTCTATCACGAGTATTTGACCACACATCTCGTAAATTCATTAAAGGTTTTAAAATGCTCACCATTGGCTGGTCAGACGGAACTACATTTCTCCCTGTTGCCTTTTCCCTTTTGAGTTCAAGGCAAGAGAAAAAAATATTGTGTCCTGCTGATACCAAAGTGGATAAGCGCTCTGCTGGTTATAAAAAGAGGATTGAGGCAACCACAAAATCTACCGAAACACTACTCAATCTTCTGAATTCCGTAAAAGGATTACCAGCAAAGTATCTCCTGTTTGACAGTTGGTTTGCCTTCCCCAAATTGATTGCAGAGGTTGTAAAACGTAATCTTGATGTCATTTGCATGTTAAAACGTAGCTCAAAGATACACTATCTCTACCAAGGTGAATGGATGAACCTTAATTGCTATTCCAGCAGGTTATTGTGTTGA
- a CDS encoding beta/gamma crystallin-related protein, with protein sequence MPAGYCVEVYQHDNFEGNVWTFSNSVSNLNDYGCNDTISSIVVYYGGSAKDGVTFYTDTNYIKNPVVLDVGKYTVDQLIAAGIKNDDISSIALTPGYFVTVYEHNNWEGNSRFFMISEYNLDRIGWNDTISSVEITKYGM encoded by the coding sequence ATTCCAGCAGGTTATTGTGTTGAAGTATATCAACACGATAATTTTGAAGGCAACGTCTGGACATTTTCTAACAGTGTTTCTAATTTGAATGATTATGGATGCAATGATACCATTTCTTCGATAGTAGTTTATTATGGAGGATCTGCAAAAGATGGGGTTACATTCTACACAGATACAAACTACATTAAAAATCCTGTCGTTCTAGATGTAGGTAAATATACAGTAGATCAGCTTATAGCAGCAGGGATAAAAAATGATGATATTTCTTCAATTGCACTTACCCCAGGTTATTTCGTTACAGTATATGAACATAACAACTGGGAAGGAAATAGCAGATTTTTTATGATAAGTGAATACAACTTGGATAGAATTGGATGGAATGATACTATATCTTCGGTTGAAATTACAAAGTATGGAATGTAA